One genomic window of Paramormyrops kingsleyae isolate MSU_618 chromosome 20, PKINGS_0.4, whole genome shotgun sequence includes the following:
- the ddit4 gene encoding DNA damage-inducible transcript 4 protein isoform X1, with the protein MPAQCANLKSSDSSFSPTPTTDSTAKRLSWSKLMQKLTDFSGSSVNHSMDSDSDSCSRSECSESEPALLLSDVSSCDECDLFYDPVEETLCKEVVQLIACSLMDAKDNALRCTKLLIPDQLLEHIGQELLHLAASEPCGLRGALIDLCVEQQDVCQSVEQIAVDPYLVPTFQLTLVLRLDCGGLWPKIQGLFSAKSPSTPTVRHALRLSTGFRVIKKKLYSSEELLIEEC; encoded by the exons ATGCCGGCGCAGTGTGCGAACTTAAAAAGCTCCGATAGCAGTTTTTCCCCGACCCCAACGACTGACAGCACTGCGAAACGCCTGTCCTGGAGTAAACTGATGCAGAAGCTGACGGACTTCAGCGGATCTAGCGTCAATCATAGCATGGACTCCGATTCTGATAGCTGCAGCAGGAGCGAATGCTCAGAATCTG AACCGGCACTCTTGTTGTCTGACGTCTCCTCCTGCGATGAATGTGATCTCTTTTACGATCCCGTGGAAGAAACACTTTGCAAAGAGGTAGTGCAACTCATCGCATGTAGTCTTATGGACGCTAAAGATAATGCCCTAAGGTGCACCAAACTTCTCATCCCCGATCAGCTTCTGGAGCACATAGGTCAGGAGCTTCTGCACTTAGCGGCCAGTGAGCCATGTGGCCTCCGGGGGGCGCTCATCGACCTCTGCGTTGAGCAGCAAGACGTTTGCCAGAGTGTGGAGCAGATCGCCGTGGACCCTTACCTTGTCCCAACCTTCCAGCTCACATTAGTGCTTAGGCTGGACTGTGGGGGGCTGTGGCCAAAGATCCAGGGACTCTTCTCCGCTAAATCACCCTCCACCCCAACTGTGAGACATGCCCTTAGACTGAGCACTGGATTTCGGGTGATCAAGAAGAAACTGTACAGCTCTGAAGAGCTCCTCATCGAAGAATGTTGA
- the dnajb12b gene encoding dnaJ homolog subfamily B member 12b, with product MEVNRDEAKRCVEIAVAALKNKQADKAVRFLEKAQRLFPTDDAKVLLESITKNGQPCGTESTPGGSDGPGPRHRRTRPDSGTAPEEKATDSGKSYTPDQLEAVKRIKQCKDYYEILGVNKDATEDDLKKAYRKLALKFHPDKNHAPGATEAFKAIGNAYAVLSNAEKRKHYDKFGGEKAHPSRQGHTDEFEADISPEDLFNMFFGGGFPSSNVHVYSNGRMRYTFQQRPERREQQRDGGLALFVQLMPILILVVVSAVSQMMVSNPPYSLSLRPSSGHIHKRLTETLRVPYYVGDHFTKEYSGVNLKNVERNVEDDYISNLRNNCWKEKQHKEGLLYRARYFGDSDLYQRAQKMGTPSCSKLSEIQTMLHG from the exons ATGGAGGTAAACAGAGACGAGGCGAAGCGCTGTGTTGAGATTGCTGTCGCGGCGCTCAAAAACAAGCAAGCGGACAAAGCCGTGAGGTTTTTAGAAAAGGCACAAAGGCTGTTTCCGACTGACGATGCGAAGG TTCTGTTGGAGTCCATCACAAAGAATGGGCAGCCATGCGGGACAGAGAGTACACCAGGAGGCAGCGATGGCCCAGGGCCACGACACCGGAGAACCAGGCCAGACAGCGGCACGGCCCCCGAGGAGAAGGCCACAGACTCTGGCAAATCCTACACCCCAGATCAGCTGGAGGCTGTCAAAAG GATAAAGCAGTGTAAAGACTATTACGAGATCCTGGGAGTGAACAAAGATGCCACTGAGGACGATCTTAAAAAGGCTTACAGAAAACTGGCACTGAAATTTCACCCAGACAAAAACCATGCCCCAGGTGCCACTGAGGCCTTTAAAG CTATCGGAAATGCCTACGCTGTCCTCAGTAACGCTGAGAAGCGGAAGCACTACGACAAGTTTGGTGGGGAGAAAGCGCACCCATCCCGACAGGGCCACACTGATGAGTTTGAGGCAGACATTTCACCCGAAGATCTATTCAACATGTTCTTCGGCGGCGGCTTCCCATCTA GCAACGTCCACGTTTACAGCAACGGCAGGATGCGGTACACCTTCCAGCAGCGGCCCGAGCGCCGGGAGCAGCAGAGGGAT GGGGGTCTGGCCCTGTTCGTCCAGCTGATGCCCATCCTCATCCTGGTGGTGGTCTCGGCCGTCAGTCAGATGATGGTGTCCAACCCACCCTACAGCCTCAGCCTTAGGCC GTCGTCGGGCCACATTCACAAACGGCTGACGGAGACTCTGAGGGTGCCTTACTACGTGGGAGACCACTTCACTAAGGAATACAGCGGCGTGAACCTGAAGAACGTGGAGAGGAACGTAGAGGATGACTACATCTCTAACCTCAGAAACAATTGCTGGAAGGAGAAACAGCACA AGGAGGGCCTGCTGTATCGAGCTCGGTACTTCGGCGACAGCGACCTGTACCAGAGGGCACAGAAGATGGGCACCCCAAGTTGCTCCAAGCTGTCTGAAATCCAGACCATGTtacatggttaa
- the ddit4 gene encoding DNA damage-inducible transcript 4 protein isoform X2: protein MPAQCANLKSSDSSFSPTPTTDSTAKRLSWSKLMQKLTDFSGSSVNHSMDSDSDSCSRSECSESEPALLLSDVSSCDECDLFYDPVEETLCKELLEHIGQELLHLAASEPCGLRGALIDLCVEQQDVCQSVEQIAVDPYLVPTFQLTLVLRLDCGGLWPKIQGLFSAKSPSTPTVRHALRLSTGFRVIKKKLYSSEELLIEEC from the exons ATGCCGGCGCAGTGTGCGAACTTAAAAAGCTCCGATAGCAGTTTTTCCCCGACCCCAACGACTGACAGCACTGCGAAACGCCTGTCCTGGAGTAAACTGATGCAGAAGCTGACGGACTTCAGCGGATCTAGCGTCAATCATAGCATGGACTCCGATTCTGATAGCTGCAGCAGGAGCGAATGCTCAGAATCTG AACCGGCACTCTTGTTGTCTGACGTCTCCTCCTGCGATGAATGTGATCTCTTTTACGATCCCGTGGAAGAAACACTTTGCAAAGAG CTTCTGGAGCACATAGGTCAGGAGCTTCTGCACTTAGCGGCCAGTGAGCCATGTGGCCTCCGGGGGGCGCTCATCGACCTCTGCGTTGAGCAGCAAGACGTTTGCCAGAGTGTGGAGCAGATCGCCGTGGACCCTTACCTTGTCCCAACCTTCCAGCTCACATTAGTGCTTAGGCTGGACTGTGGGGGGCTGTGGCCAAAGATCCAGGGACTCTTCTCCGCTAAATCACCCTCCACCCCAACTGTGAGACATGCCCTTAGACTGAGCACTGGATTTCGGGTGATCAAGAAGAAACTGTACAGCTCTGAAGAGCTCCTCATCGAAGAATGTTGA